The stretch of DNA GAACACCATAAGGAATCTTATCAATGTAGTCTTCTGATCCCCTCCCACACAGCATATAGCTGGATGAGCAGGCTACTATGGCAGTCTGTCATGTCCCAACATCCTTAATGCAGAAGATAAGGAGAGGGATACAAgatccaaggctactttcacatctgcgtttttgctggatccgtcacggataagcaaaaacgcttccgtcatgataatacaacagtctgcatccgttatgaacagatccggttgtattatctctaaaatagccatgatggattcggcactaaaaccattgtaagccagtgggggacggatccattgtcTTGTGTCAGagagaacggatccgtcatgacggaTGAAACTGAACGGaatacattctggtgcactccgttcccttcagttcagttttgttatAGCAGGCATATTTGCCATTTGTGTCAGTAAAGGTAGGCATGGCTTTCCAATTGCATCAAGAAGTTTATGAACGTTCTCTGCCACTTTTCTGTTCTCTTTAGTCATTTGTGCTTGGTTCAATCTGGTCTTGTTCAGTAAAATGATCCATATTCCTAAGCCAGGTGCACAACTGTATATGGTACTTGCTAtaacaatctgcaggcagcgtgttatagagcacgaggagctgagcagactgatacctAGTTTTGTGTGGAAAGATTCTGGAACGTTTGTAGTTTATACATTTAAACTTAATGCAGCTAACTCTGCATGACTGAGCaaacagctgtcaatcactgagtggGACCGCCCACATGACACCTATGCATAAAAAGAGCAGAGGTTTTAGAGGCATAAATTATAAACTTTCctgaatctttccccacaaaactatagatcagtctgctcagctcctcctgctctataacaaggtGCCCGCAGATTGTACTGCATTTTGTTGTGACCGATcccctttaaatattaaaaatgttataaaaatcACAGGTCTTTGATTACATCAGTAGCTGAGGTTAATGATTAGCTATTAGGAGTTTTTAATGATAATGATTTAACAATTACAAGCCTTTTGTTGCATTGTAACGTAATATACTCATGGCAAGCGCCCATTCAATGAGTAAGACTCGTCTGACTCCATCTCACCATGCCAGCCACCATGTGGTTTTTAAAGTGCATATGTCTTCATGATCAaccttattaaaccaggcatactgcctggtaaggTTGGTCATGGTGATTAAAATGAGCCATCTCTTTCTGCTATAGGCAATAGCTGTGCAGAGAAATTACTTTTATTCATGTGCAAATGAGGTGCTCAGTGCACCAATGGGCTGGTCAGGGACATCGATGTagagaaatccgcagcactcgtccaATTCAGTCAATGGTGTTTTATTTTAGTAGCTAGGCAGCATACATAGTGACGTTTCGACCATCAGGTCTTTATGAAGCCAAGGTTTGATAAAGACCTGAGGGCTGAAACGCCGCTATGTATGCTGCCTAACTACTAAAACATAACACCATTGACCGAATtggacgagtgctgcggatttctctACATTTTTGTTTCTAATGGGATCCCGAGCCAGGACTCCTCACCGCGTGCACTGCATTGCCCTGGATGCATACCAGAGGACTTGAACATTGAATATGGATTTATCCCTCTAAGGGGCTTGGAGTGCTTGGATCTTTCTTTTGTATCGGAGTAGGGACAGCCACATGTGATCTTTACAGCGCATTCATGCACTGATAGTTCTGTCGCTGGCACATGCACCAGATTTCTGGGCCAGGCATCGGAGTAGtgaggatgcctggccctgtccatcCCGCTGTGAAAGAGTAGCAACTGGCAGCGGTGGAGGTTAAGCAGCGCTCATTTGCATATCGATACAAATTATAGTTTCTCTGCGAGGAAGGTCTCATTTTAATCAACATGATCAACCCTAACAgtcaatatgcctggtttaatagggttaatcatggtgacaggtacaCTTTTAGGTAAACTAGTTCCCTTGCTGTCAGCCCATACTTTTAGTTCTTCACCGTTCTTTCTGTGTATTTTAAACAAAGGATATGAAATCTCACCTGCAATCACTTATCCTGATCTATCCATTGCCTATGCTGTGCCAGGTATCAAATGTTCTTTGGTTTTGTCGCCACATATGGAACTACGGGTACCAGTATGTTCAGAGGTGCCTCCTAAGGAGATTAGGAGGCTTTGGGATCAGTCTTCAGCCACAATCCCTTGAaagtctttcacatgagcgatacgGACTGGtggttttgcacgcaagttcagtcggtcttgtctgcgattgtgtttagTGTTTAAttattttctgctgcagtttttgggtgtgtttttcacgcacatGAAAAAatctgaagaataacaatctacatctgcTAGCAACCAATAgtgaaaacgcattgcatctgaatgaagtgtgtttttcacgtaagccccattcatttctttggaaccagagctgcatgaaaaacacagaatatagaacttgctgcaatttttcctgaacgcagaaattatgcgtgaaaaacaacgctcatgtacacagaccattgaaatgaatggttcacacATCACACCCGGACTAAAAATgtacttgtgtgaaagaggccttatcctggTTCAGTCACTAAGGATAAGGCCGACCAGTGTGCGGTCATTGGTTGCTGTGAGTGGGCATGGCGGGGCATGCTCTGTAGGCCAGACCCTGAATGTTGCATATGCGGCACCTAAAATCAACAATTTGGAAAATCATAGTTGCAGAGTTTGAGTTTCTAGCTGTTAAGGCGAGGTTAAAATTACATCAAAACTGCGATGCAGTTTTCGACGCGGTTGCCGTTTTTACAGATGAAGCACTTTTGTTTAATGTTTCCCCTGTAAAAACTGCAACTGCataaaaaattgcataaaaaccATATGCATTTAGTTTGATGCAGCTTTAACCGTTCCTTAATTGCTACTGCATGTGTGAATGTACCCGCCACATCAATAACAGTGCAATGATTCTCAAATGTTTATCTTCCCTAGGTGCTAATGTTACTGTGACTGATAGAGAATTGGCAGTGGAATTTCTCAAATCAAATGTTCAAGATAATCTGCCCAAAGAATTAGAGCACAAAATGTCTGTGAAACCACTGAACTGGGGAACCGGACTTGAGCATTTTTCTCATTTTGATGTGATACTAGGAGCAGATCTAATCTATCTTGAAGAAACATTCCAAGACCTTTTAAAGACTATAATCCACCTGAGTACAGAGCGCACTGTGATATTGTTGTCTTGTAGACTCCGATACCAGCGTGACCACAACTTTTTAGATATGATGAGAAAACATTTTACTGTGGATCAAGTCCATTATGACAAAAATGTAGATGTTTACATCTATAAGGCTCAGAAGGCTCAAAGAGAAGAGTTTTGAAAGACAGCAGGGATGCTTAAAGGAAAAGTGTCACCAAAAaggttttctgccagttaaacccagatagcaacacatcgtttttatctaatctgtttttattttctgattgtagatttatttattctatttactGAACATGACcatcggccatcttgcctgagctgttcttaacagcatttacacagcattaaaaaaatggctttatggCAGCTCCattgtccatagacacaatggtcaggaggggacctcattgacttctatggaagagtttgctaggcatgctctgtgacctgtgcagagatcattgtacaaggaaggaatagagaaattttgacaatcacctattgtgaatggtggatcctgtcttatctgacattctaatcctgcctgtaatgatttcACCTCTGTctatagataagcaggtaactgcagtaaagtgatctgcacAGACAAAGAAGTGGTGCCTTTTTTTAGGctcagtggccagtgcgaaaactgcaggattttatggtttttgttcaaATATAGCTATtgacatcaaaaattctttaaaaataatttaaacaataggtaattttttgatgacacattccctttaaggatctCAAAGACATGCTGACATATTTCTGATTAAGATTTAGACAGACTATTCTTTTTTCTCTTATGTTTGCCTCACAAAATCTTATTGTCATTTCCACGTGCACAAAACAAGATCTAATCTATGTGGCCATTTTTTTATTGCTTGggcttcaatatattttttttttagttttttttttttggaagtaatGCATACAAAAAATGTTTTCAATTTACTTTAGTGTGAATTAGTAAATGTAAAGAATAAAGAACTATATGGGGCTACTATAGTGCTGATTGGTactggggtgtttttttttatatccaaTATCGATATAATGCAATTAAGCGgagattgacaaagtataaactgcaaaTAGTGCTTGGCCAATGATCACACAACATAGGTGGTGGtgaccctttattttgggttatATGTTGCAgaagggtcacattaatactggatGGCATCTGTCCCTTGCTACGATACAGGCTGCCACCTTGGCATGGTAATGGTCATAGAAATGCTGGATAGCCTCATGTGTTATATTATAGTTTTATCGGCAATAACCCTGaacatggacatttaacccctcacatGCTATGGTTAACACAGGGACAGGTAGACAAAGGTAGTCGCCTCATCGCTACCTGCAAGGATATGTGGGGTGCACTTTTatatcgtaaaaaaaaaacaacttttgaaTTGTAACTGAGCGCTTCTATTTTGGAAGTGTTAATTAGGACAGGAGGCCTGTGGAACAATGAGTATAGCTCTGCACTGGCATTACTCACTGCTCCTTGGTACTCTTCTCGAGAGCCTGGCGCTGCATTGCACTGTGACCTCAGGCTCTGTGGTGTCAGGTCACAGTGTAGCGTGGGAGCCTGGAGGAAGCATGCAGTGGACCAGGGGTGCCCAGAGCACAGGACAAGAGGTGAGtatttttcccctcacccatgatggCACCCATGCGACTAGGACCTCCCATCCAGAGCAGAAAACCTGAAGGGATGAAATGgttagacatgctgagggcagagtccTGTCCTAGAGCTGTGCGCTACCAATATCatatcactatgtactatagcttcatcacaatgagatctgctcagaaagctaatctacatatcaCTGCTTCATTCACAAGTACAAtgaatgataatgacgtcattgcgccacctGTTCTGACCTATGATGGGTCACTAATGCCACTAGTAGCCTattagaggaacggggaagggagacacctctcccctaccccgccgcagcatccatctgtattgctgtatggacggcgatacagatgaatctaGAAATAAGCACTTCCACAATCgaagtgctcatctccactcctactACCCGGCCACCGCCATCACCCCCAGTTAGATCCAGGGACCCACCGCCCGAGGTGATGGCCTTACCTAATTGGCAGCGTGTccctaactggaaaaaaaaaagactgcttatagggggaaaggggggggggggctccagaCCTGTTGGATTCCCCATCGGTGCGTCCCTGCATGTAACTTAGTAGCTAATTTATCCTCCAGCTgttttttattagtaccacttTTCCAGTCTTTTGTTGACCTGTCTTTATTTTTAGAGATgcattgctgccatcaagtttTAAGTTGCTTATTTTCATAAAAtgataaaatgtctcactttcaacatctgttTTGtgttctattgtgaataaaatatgggtctatgagattgTAACGTAACATGAATTCAAAAGAtatgagaatgaataagcttatgtaggctaagtgaataaatatattttataagtGATTAAATATAACATAAACAAATCACAtactgaataataaaaagtaaatacatcACTAGCCTGCATAAGCAGCATGCAATATGGGGTTAGACTATGGAGTGAAACTCTGTCAGTCATGCTATAACACATGACCAATACCCCAGGGTGAACCAGAGATGGGGCAAATCAATgcttacatcctacctaggatgaagtTCAAGTTGGAGTTTCCTGAATGTATGTGTCACAGACGTTCCtgcaacaggtggcaggagatcggtgagactggcaacacgtggtttgatctgacatgttttctgtttagatcaaatgatgtctgtgttgtttcttgtgcttgccacaccttctttctccatgtgtggctattatggtcatttaaagggattctgtcagcccaATCTTCGATACTGAGATTTTGGTATCATCATATTAGTCTCCATTATccaattaaaaatatactagttttatcCCCTCCTGTCAtttcatttttgataaaaaattgtttttatgtaTATGGTAATTTCCTTCTTAAcatttccatgttttttttttgtccctcctgccatttgtgcccagccgcgcccctgaTCTCTGAGCCCAGTGCCGCCCCGCTGTTAATTTATTCTCTCCTCtccgggcttttttttttttttctcagtgtgCCATAATCCCGGACGTGTGTCACAttggcgcatgcgcgggattacggcgcacagagagaaaaaaaaaggccagagaggagtgaataaattaacagCGGGGCTCAGAGATcaggggcacggctgggcacaaacggacggAGGGGGACAGTCCCTTGGGCACGTTAAGAAGGTTATTACCATATACATAAAACctatttttatcaaaaatgaaacaggtgggggtaaaactagtatatttttaacgAGATAATGGAGACTAATACCAAAATCTCAGTATCTAAAATCGGGCTGACAGAATCCTttcaaccttctctatttattgttgtttctcccactatgctatgcggtttatagcttcagtctgagttgtggatagctggtgtgtggatctcggctgagttcctggtgctgccatagccacttgaagttaagtgttttctttcccttttgtattttgtttgggtttattttttgtgttgcattttcctgtcatttgtattaaggcccgagggagactcctgttcgtccttccttttggaggaacaggttgtctcagtcctgacattagtaccagggtcctatagggtgagttaggacattaggtatttcttcctgtgtatgaactcatctACCTCtgtggtctgttcatactggtagttagtcaggactttgattagggttttactaggaggtgtccatctccttttcctagtttccaggcattattccctcacccctttccctcgtatgttcggtgtggtgtttccctcccacacccgaacgtgacattATGCGTGTCACAGAGTTTAAACCTCCTCttagcccctcctccagtgtgcagcacacatgtctctgagatcactcaggaatgtggtcttatcagcacaatgggggatgggtactaaTCTAGTACCCATCCCACATTGTGCTGCAAGGCACATCATCACAcagaatggtaataataaaaggaaaccgaattaaagggacagaaccaatcagtacttaaaaaaatacccttacaatataGAGATTCACAAATTATTGCAATGCTTTACTtgacatttatttacattttacagtgTCCCCAAATTTTTGGGGGAATTTGGGTTGTATTTGTGtgtctatataatatatattataagggTATTTTGAAgaactgattggttctgtccctttCAGTTCTGTCACTTTTATATTCTTTTAGTATTCTGTGTAATAGATTTCCTTGTAATGTAGTATTTCCCTTGTAATGTAGTATTTaagtacttaaataaaaaaaaagtatacatattaggtattgccacgtccgtaactacctgctctataaaaatggaacatgacctaacccctcaggtgaacgccgaaaaaaataaataaattaaatttgtcactttacatcacaaaaagtgtaatataccaagcgatcaaaaggtcttatgtaccccaaaatggtaccaatcaaaccgtcatttcatcccacaaaaaattaacccctacctaagacaatcgcccaaaaaagaaaaaaaaatagggctctcagaaaatggcaacacaaaaacaagatattaaaatataactaGAGATATTGAAGGCACCGTCCTCCCACCTGAGATATCAAGGAACACAGCCCTGGCCTTCTCCGACCATCCAAGAAAATGGGGTGCGAAGATTAAGCAAGATATAATAGAAGCAAGATTGAAAAGATCGAACACGGATGGTGAGTGCGATACATCTTTTCAATCTTGCTTCTATTCTAAAAACAAGatattattctgttcaaaaatgatttcactgtgtaaaacttaaaggggttgtccgggttcagagctaaacccggacatacccatcttTTCACCCA from Bufo bufo chromosome 7, aBufBuf1.1, whole genome shotgun sequence encodes:
- the METTL21A gene encoding protein N-lysine methyltransferase METTL21A, translating into MALVPYDGHILSGLKKFHNSSATYTFSNHTIRIKQDWKELGVAAVVWDAAVVLCMYLEAGGVDLQGRSVVELGAGTGLVGIVAALLGANVTVTDRELAVEFLKSNVQDNLPKELEHKMSVKPLNWGTGLEHFSHFDVILGADLIYLEETFQDLLKTIIHLSTERTVILLSCRLRYQRDHNFLDMMRKHFTVDQVHYDKNVDVYIYKAQKAQREEF